The Anaeromyxobacter sp. Fw109-5 genomic interval ATCGCCGAAGAAGTCGCCGCGCCCGCGCGCCGCCACGCCGTCGCCCGTCTCGACCCAGCACTCGCCGATCGCGGAGTAGGCCTCCGCGGGCTCGCCGCCGAGGATCTCGGTCGCCACCGCGCGCGCGACGACCTGCGCCTCGCCCTGCGCGAACGTCGCGGCCTTGGGGAGCGGCTTGCCCATCTTCAGCGGGATTCCCGTGACGTCGCCGATGGCCCAGACGCGGTCGAAGCGAGTGCGGAGCGTGGACCGGTCGACCGGGATCCACCCGCTCTCGGCCGTGAGCCCCGCCTCGCGCACGACGCGGGGGGCACGGTGCGGCGCGACGAAAGCGAGCAGGTCGTACGCGGCGGCGGCGCCGTTCGCGAAGTGAAGCCGCCGCTGTCCCGCGTCGGCCCGGACGGCCTGGTGATCCGGGTGGTATGCGATGCCCTTCGCGGCGAGGAGATCGCGGACGGCGCCCGACACCTTCGGGCCCGCCACGCCCATCGGCGCCGGCTCCGCCGCGTAGAGGTCCACCTCCACCTTCTCCCGGACGCCGCGCCGGCGCAGGGTCCATTCCATCAGCAGCGCCGCCTCGTACGGTGCGGCCGGGCACTTGTACGCGGGGGCCGCGGTCAGGACGACGAGCCGTCCGCTGGAGAACGACGCGAGCGCGTCGCGGAGCGCCACTGCCCCGTCGAGCGCATAGAAGGAGTGCCCGGCCGCGGCGAGCCCGGGGACGCCGGACGGGTCGAGGTCGGCGCCGAGCGCGACGACGAGGTGATCCGCGTCGAGCCGCCGACCCGCCACCTCCACGCGGCGCCGCTCCGGGTCGATCCGCTCGAGCTCGCCGGCGACGACCTCGACCCCGCGCCGCGACAGCGACGCCATGGGTCGCGCGATCTCGTCCGGGCGCCGCTCGCCGACGATCACGCGCAGCAGCGAAGCCCCGAGGACGAAGTGATCCGCGCGCTCGACCAGCGCGATCCGGTGCTCGGCCGGGAGCAGCTTGCGCAGCTCCGTCGCGACGACGCTTCCCCCCACCCCGCCTCCCAGGATCACCACGCTCGCGCCCATGACGGCCTCCGTCCGCCGCGCCGGTCTACGGCGCCTCGGCATGCACCTCGCGCCGGTGTCGCACCGGGTCCGGCGGACCGGACGGAAGCCGCATGCCTCCCGTACCCGGAGAACCGCTCCTCGGTTCCCGGCTGGCGCCTCGGGCTGGCCTCCGTCCGCTCGGCGAGGTGACGTGGGTGCTGCCTCGGACCGCCCGTTACGCCCGATGTAACGGGGCCGTGACGCGTGGCCCGAGTTCCGCTCGCTCGTCGCGCTCTCGGAGATCGGCGCCCGCGCCACTTCGCGGGCGAAGACCTCCTGTACTTAACCGCGTGGTTGACAACCATCCGGTTGAGTACGATGCTGGGTCCATGACGTCGAGCGACGCCCTCAGCACCACGCTCTCTGCCCTGGCGGACCCGACGCGCCGGCACATCCTCGCCCGGCTCGCCAGCGGCGACGCTACGGTCAAGGAGCTGGCCGCACCGTACGAGATGAGCCTTGCGGCGGTCTCCAAGCACCTGAAGGTGTTGGAGGGGGCGGGCCTCATCACCCGCAGCCGCGAGGCGCAGCGTCGCCCGTGCCATCTCGAGGCCGAGCCACTTCGCGCCCTGTCCGACTGGCTCGACGAGTACCGCCGCTTCTGGGAGCGGAGCTTCGAGAGCTTGGGGGACTACGTGAAGACGCTGCAGCACCCTCCCCGGGGAGGGAGCCCCGGGCGACGGACGAAGCCCAGGCCGGGAGGGAGCCGATGACGGTCCGGATCGACGTGAGCTCGAGCCGCGAAGCGGTGATCGTCATGACCCACACGCTCGATGCGCCACGCGAGACCGTGTGGCTGGCGTTCACCACGCCCGAGCACGTCGCGCGCTGGTACGGCGGCGAGGGC includes:
- a CDS encoding NAD(P)/FAD-dependent oxidoreductase; the protein is MGASVVILGGGVGGSVVATELRKLLPAEHRIALVERADHFVLGASLLRVIVGERRPDEIARPMASLSRRGVEVVAGELERIDPERRRVEVAGRRLDADHLVVALGADLDPSGVPGLAAAGHSFYALDGAVALRDALASFSSGRLVVLTAAPAYKCPAAPYEAALLMEWTLRRRGVREKVEVDLYAAEPAPMGVAGPKVSGAVRDLLAAKGIAYHPDHQAVRADAGQRRLHFANGAAAAYDLLAFVAPHRAPRVVREAGLTAESGWIPVDRSTLRTRFDRVWAIGDVTGIPLKMGKPLPKAATFAQGEAQVVARAVATEILGGEPAEAYSAIGECWVETGDGVAARGRGDFFGDPVPVVALEPPTEDARRAKEAWEREWLERWA
- a CDS encoding helix-turn-helix transcriptional regulator, with amino-acid sequence MTSSDALSTTLSALADPTRRHILARLASGDATVKELAAPYEMSLAAVSKHLKVLEGAGLITRSREAQRRPCHLEAEPLRALSDWLDEYRRFWERSFESLGDYVKTLQHPPRGGSPGRRTKPRPGGSR